One genomic window of Halococcus sediminicola includes the following:
- a CDS encoding DEAD/DEAH box helicase yields the protein MSQQVAVETLFVHGIGDGYLVAVTNDDERTLSARLELGTTDAGPRPAKFARRHDSGEEPLRPDRFVELARRAVRIRISEQTGRTQREELHEMLDGYQLDAKTVRTCRYCAGVGRYSPITSETAIEADGEQICPDCARRELDAELAHHDVSSTAAERLQELLLDVQDLERVKNLLSGQLDPDLTKFDEMSATTEAVDPVPVDSLGLHSGMQSLLDDRFETLLPVQSLAVQNGALDGDDQLVVSATATGKTLIGEMAGLDRLLNGEGKMLFLVPLVALANQKYEDFADEYGHLADVTIRVGASRVRGDGERFDPDADIVVGTYEGIDHALRVGQDLGDIGTVVIDEVHTLEDDDRGHRLDGLIARLKGYCENRNGGSAGGNGAAAGTQWLYLSATVGNPNWLARKLRANLVEFEERPVPIERHVTFADGQEKARVANKLVRREFDRKSSKGFRGQTIVFTNSRRRCHELSRKLEYDAAAYHAGLDYSRRKTVERQFANQDLAAVVTTAALAAGVDFPASQVIFDSLAMGIEWLTVQEFHQMLGRAGRPDYHDRGVVYVLVEPDGSYHSSMPGSEDETAFRLLKGEMEPVAMRYDETSAVEEVLANVTVAGAGAKALTERMVGDVPMKHAVGKLLEYEFIDGLSPTPLGRAVTRHFLEPGAAFTMLDGIRKGSDPYDTVADIEMRDEES from the coding sequence GTGTCACAGCAGGTCGCAGTCGAGACGTTGTTCGTCCACGGCATCGGCGACGGCTATCTCGTCGCCGTCACGAACGACGACGAGCGGACGCTCTCGGCACGGCTCGAACTCGGGACGACCGACGCCGGCCCGCGACCCGCGAAGTTCGCGCGCCGGCACGATTCGGGCGAGGAGCCGCTTCGCCCCGACCGATTTGTCGAACTCGCCCGCCGCGCCGTCCGGATTCGAATTTCCGAGCAGACGGGCCGCACACAGCGCGAGGAACTCCACGAGATGCTCGACGGCTACCAACTCGACGCCAAGACGGTACGGACCTGCCGGTACTGTGCGGGCGTCGGGCGCTACTCGCCGATCACGAGCGAGACGGCCATCGAGGCCGACGGTGAACAGATCTGTCCGGACTGCGCGCGCCGCGAACTCGACGCCGAACTCGCCCACCACGACGTCTCCAGCACCGCGGCCGAGCGGCTCCAGGAACTACTGCTCGACGTGCAGGATCTCGAACGGGTGAAGAACTTGCTCTCGGGCCAGCTCGACCCCGACCTCACGAAGTTCGACGAGATGAGCGCCACGACCGAGGCTGTCGATCCGGTCCCGGTCGACTCGCTCGGTCTCCATTCCGGCATGCAGAGCCTGCTTGACGATCGCTTCGAGACGCTTCTCCCCGTGCAGAGCCTAGCCGTTCAGAACGGCGCGCTCGACGGCGATGACCAACTGGTCGTGAGCGCGACCGCCACCGGCAAGACGCTGATCGGCGAGATGGCGGGTCTCGACAGACTCCTCAACGGCGAGGGGAAGATGCTCTTTCTCGTTCCGTTGGTGGCGCTCGCAAACCAGAAGTACGAGGACTTCGCCGACGAGTACGGCCATCTCGCGGACGTCACGATTCGAGTCGGTGCGAGCCGCGTCCGTGGGGACGGCGAACGGTTCGACCCCGACGCCGACATCGTGGTCGGCACCTACGAGGGCATCGACCACGCGCTCCGGGTCGGCCAGGATCTGGGCGACATCGGCACAGTCGTGATCGACGAGGTCCACACCTTGGAGGACGACGACCGCGGCCACCGCCTCGACGGTCTCATCGCCCGGCTGAAGGGCTACTGTGAGAATCGCAACGGCGGGAGTGCAGGCGGCAACGGAGCCGCCGCAGGAACCCAGTGGCTCTACCTCTCGGCAACGGTGGGTAACCCGAACTGGCTGGCACGGAAACTCCGGGCGAACCTCGTCGAGTTCGAGGAACGGCCCGTGCCGATCGAGCGCCACGTCACCTTCGCCGACGGCCAGGAGAAAGCGCGCGTGGCGAACAAGCTAGTGAGGCGGGAGTTCGACCGCAAATCCTCGAAGGGATTTCGGGGGCAGACCATCGTCTTCACCAACTCCCGGCGGCGGTGTCACGAACTCAGCCGAAAACTGGAGTACGACGCCGCGGCCTACCACGCCGGGTTGGACTACTCGCGCCGGAAGACCGTCGAGCGCCAGTTCGCCAACCAGGACCTCGCCGCAGTGGTGACGACCGCTGCACTCGCCGCCGGCGTGGACTTCCCGGCCTCGCAGGTGATCTTCGACTCGCTGGCGATGGGCATCGAGTGGCTCACCGTCCAGGAGTTCCACCAGATGCTTGGGCGGGCCGGACGACCCGATTACCACGACCGCGGCGTCGTCTACGTCCTCGTCGAACCCGACGGGAGCTACCACTCGAGCATGCCCGGTTCGGAGGACGAGACGGCCTTCCGACTCCTCAAGGGCGAGATGGAACCCGTGGCGATGCGCTACGACGAAACCAGTGCTGTGGAGGAAGTGCTGGCGAACGTCACTGTGGCGGGCGCGGGTGCGAAGGCGCTGACCGAGCGGATGGTCGGCGACGTCCCGATGAAACACGCAGTGGGGAAACTCCTCGAGTACGAGTTCATCGACGGTCTCTCGCCCACTCCGCTCGGCCGGGCGGTGACGCGACACTTTCTGGAACCTGGTGCGGCGTTCACGATGCTCGACGGGATTCGCAAGGGAAGCGACCCCTACGACACGGTGGCCGACATCGAGATGCGTGACGAGGAGAGCTAG
- a CDS encoding pro-sigmaK processing inhibitor BofA family protein produces MVTGLELAVLAVALVLLLGAARILQAVRPLIVNAVIGLLVFLAASWFGIGVEINWLTLAVVAIGGLPGAILVVLLSVFGVAFTPEFIAPLV; encoded by the coding sequence ATGGTCACGGGACTCGAACTCGCGGTTCTCGCGGTCGCGCTCGTCTTGCTCCTCGGGGCCGCGCGCATCCTGCAGGCGGTCCGCCCGCTCATCGTCAACGCGGTCATCGGCCTGCTGGTCTTCCTCGCCGCTAGCTGGTTCGGCATCGGCGTCGAGATCAACTGGCTCACGCTCGCGGTCGTCGCCATCGGCGGCCTGCCGGGCGCAATACTGGTGGTGCTCCTGTCGGTGTTCGGCGTCGCGTTCACGCCCGAGTTCATCGCCCCGCTCGTCTAG